The proteins below are encoded in one region of Brevinematales bacterium:
- a CDS encoding DNA-directed RNA polymerase subunit omega has protein sequence MGIPLDEILSLEGNKYEKTAAVIKYIRYLAQKNDDQLEIPVGRNRNEKLTIVAMNDILRGKVSYELEAMPDE, from the coding sequence TTGGGAATTCCTTTGGACGAAATCCTCTCACTCGAGGGGAATAAATATGAGAAAACAGCCGCGGTAATTAAGTATATCCGCTATTTAGCCCAGAAAAATGACGACCAGCTTGAAATTCCAGTCGGGCGTAACCGTAACGAAAAGCTGACGATTGTCGCTATGAACGATATCCTTCGCGGCAAGGTATCCTACGAGCTGGAAGCAATGCCGGATGAGTGA
- the miaA gene encoding tRNA (adenosine(37)-N6)-dimethylallyltransferase MiaA — MSDPVPLPKIISIIGPTASGKTSIAVEIASRFNGEIVSCDSVQIYQELNIGSAKPSTEEMRSIPHHLINILSPDTVVDAWKYKELAETVIGDILSRTKIPFLTGGTGMYFNSLYFGMFEGASKDEAIRARIMRRIEKEGSGPAINELKMIDPEIGDKILPNDIRRIVRALEVYYVTGTPISKLHELNRRMELDWLIIGLNPDRKALYERINARVDKMIEQGLIDETAMLMEKYGADAHSLQSIGYRHCVDFLGGKIGRDTMIKMTKQDTRHYAKRQWTWFRKIPAVRWFDPSRTDAIAETVSSFLKT; from the coding sequence ATGAGTGATCCGGTTCCCTTACCAAAAATCATATCCATCATCGGCCCAACCGCATCGGGTAAGACCTCCATCGCTGTCGAAATAGCCTCCCGTTTTAACGGGGAAATTGTCTCGTGCGATTCCGTACAAATCTATCAAGAACTAAATATCGGTTCCGCGAAACCGTCGACGGAAGAAATGCGCAGTATCCCGCATCATCTTATTAACATTCTATCCCCCGATACCGTTGTTGACGCATGGAAGTACAAGGAACTCGCCGAAACGGTAATCGGCGATATCCTGTCCCGTACTAAAATACCCTTTCTTACCGGCGGCACCGGAATGTACTTCAATTCGCTCTATTTCGGCATGTTCGAAGGCGCGTCGAAAGACGAGGCTATCCGGGCGCGGATCATGCGGAGGATCGAAAAAGAGGGCTCCGGACCCGCGATAAATGAACTGAAAATGATTGACCCGGAAATCGGCGATAAAATACTCCCCAACGATATCCGGCGGATTGTCCGCGCGCTGGAGGTCTATTATGTTACCGGTACTCCGATATCCAAACTGCACGAACTGAACCGCAGGATGGAGCTCGACTGGCTGATTATCGGGTTGAATCCCGACAGGAAAGCCCTGTACGAACGGATCAACGCGCGCGTGGATAAAATGATAGAGCAGGGATTGATCGACGAGACCGCGATGCTGATGGAAAAGTACGGCGCGGACGCCCATTCGCTTCAGAGTATCGGATACCGTCACTGTGTCGATTTCCTCGGCGGAAAAATCGGCCGCGATACGATGATTAAGATGACAAAGCAGGATACGCGTCATTACGCGAAACGCCAGTGGACGTGGTTTCGTAAAATACCCGCCGTCAGGTGGTTCGATCCCTCCCGGACGGACGCCATCGCGGAAACTGTCTCCTCATTTTTAAAAACCTGA